Proteins encoded by one window of Gordonia jinghuaiqii:
- a CDS encoding oxygenase MpaB family protein: MSVNQGFDAGIREAEPMIVDDTPDTGGEIVRPRLGAESLVWKFYGDNRGLLGFQRLAGTENCIEQLGQAVLDHSVIFSDFLGRAKRTGPPVMRTVYSTEPEKWGRTVRDFHRDIKGTISDGSRYHALNPELFYWAHATFVDQVLFITDTFIRRLSYAEKVQIFEESKVWYQLYGVSDRGQPQTYDEFVEYWDDMLDRFVPHKTIVYATGYIRQGLPRPKKIPAPVWKVLSAPLNAFIRTVIVGTLPQQMRDVCGLEWNEKREKNFQRFAALMRAVNPLVNKLPLKYLYVPWAYEAWQKVGIDPRPLHNKPA, translated from the coding sequence ATGTCAGTCAACCAGGGATTCGATGCCGGTATCCGCGAGGCGGAACCGATGATCGTCGACGACACCCCGGACACCGGCGGTGAGATCGTCCGACCCCGACTCGGGGCCGAGTCACTCGTCTGGAAGTTCTACGGCGACAACCGGGGCCTCCTCGGGTTCCAGCGTCTCGCCGGTACGGAGAACTGCATCGAACAACTCGGGCAGGCCGTACTCGACCACTCGGTCATCTTCAGCGACTTCCTCGGCCGCGCGAAGCGCACCGGCCCCCCGGTCATGCGCACCGTCTACAGCACCGAGCCGGAGAAGTGGGGCCGGACCGTGCGCGACTTCCATCGCGACATCAAGGGCACCATCAGCGACGGCTCGCGCTACCACGCCCTGAACCCCGAGCTGTTCTACTGGGCGCACGCCACCTTCGTCGATCAGGTCCTGTTCATCACCGACACGTTCATCCGACGGCTGAGCTACGCCGAGAAGGTGCAGATCTTCGAGGAGAGCAAGGTCTGGTACCAGCTCTACGGCGTCAGCGACCGCGGCCAGCCGCAGACCTACGACGAGTTCGTCGAGTACTGGGACGACATGCTCGACCGGTTCGTCCCGCACAAGACGATCGTCTACGCGACGGGTTACATCCGCCAGGGCCTCCCCCGGCCCAAGAAGATTCCCGCGCCGGTGTGGAAGGTGCTGTCCGCTCCGCTCAACGCGTTCATCCGCACCGTCATCGTGGGAACGCTCCCCCAGCAGATGCGTGACGTGTGCGGCCTCGAGTGGAATGAGAAGCGCGAGAAGAATTTCCAGCGCTTCGCGGCACTCATGCGTGCGGTCAACCCGCTGGTCAACAAGCTCCCGCTCAAATACCTGTACGTCCCGTGGGCCTACGAGGCGTGGCAGAAGGTCGGCATCGACCCGCGGCCGCTGCACAACAAGCCCGCGTAA
- a CDS encoding alpha/beta fold hydrolase — MRVLRRTGAPDIAVRVAGETDRGVPVVLVHGMASDNSTWRRLACALRARGRAVVSVDLRGHGRSGRAQGAYRLDDFRDDLTYVLDTLDISTVDLVGHSLGAHTALRFAMSQPSRVRRLVLEEVPPMPRDEADLSEGIAVKATLGEQIRGLLALVRNPFPVIRYDGRMGDEIIAEFDVSAPHWWSGLPGVRAAAMVISGGDKSFLPPRHLRSLSDALPDSRFVTIEAGHSVHRDRGAEFISHVEEFLAY, encoded by the coding sequence ATGCGTGTTCTGCGTCGAACCGGGGCCCCCGACATCGCGGTCCGCGTGGCCGGCGAGACCGATCGGGGCGTCCCGGTGGTGCTCGTCCATGGGATGGCGTCGGACAACTCGACCTGGCGCCGTCTGGCCTGCGCCCTGCGGGCCCGTGGGCGTGCGGTGGTGAGTGTCGACCTACGTGGGCACGGGCGCAGCGGGCGGGCCCAGGGGGCCTACCGGCTCGACGACTTCCGCGACGACCTGACCTACGTCCTGGACACCCTCGACATCTCCACCGTCGACCTGGTCGGTCATTCACTGGGTGCCCACACCGCGCTGCGGTTCGCGATGAGCCAGCCGTCCCGGGTACGTCGACTCGTGCTCGAGGAGGTGCCGCCGATGCCGCGCGACGAGGCGGACCTGTCCGAAGGGATCGCCGTGAAGGCGACCCTCGGTGAGCAGATCCGCGGCCTGCTCGCATTGGTGCGCAACCCGTTTCCCGTCATCCGGTACGACGGACGGATGGGGGACGAGATCATCGCGGAGTTCGACGTCTCCGCGCCGCACTGGTGGTCGGGGTTGCCAGGAGTCCGGGCGGCGGCGATGGTGATCTCCGGCGGCGACAAGAGCTTCCTGCCGCCCCGGCACCTGCGGTCGCTCAGCGACGCGCTGCCCGACTCGCGGTTCGTCACGATCGAGGCCGGGCACAGCGTCCACCGCGACCGCGGTGCGGAGTTCATCTCACACGTCGAGGAGTTCCTGGCCTACTGA
- a CDS encoding o-succinylbenzoate synthase encodes MANTGGDSLGFGRPGARAVPRLFPAVIPDVEELLQTAVVVRLPMRTRFRGLTARETMVFAGPAGWGEFGPFIEYDDAEAASWLRAGVEAAYLGPPDPVRETVPVNATVPAVPADEVAGLLRRYPGAGTAKVKVAEPGQTLDDDVARVAATREVIGRVRIDANGGWTVDEAIAAIRAIGDVEYAEQPCRTVEELAAVRRAVGVPIAADESIRKADDPFRVVAAEAADVAVVKVAPLGGMRATLELADGLGLDIVVSSALDSAVGIAAGVATAAALPRLDLACGLGTGSLFTADVAPPFLMHDGVVEPRWFGPGRALDVAAHAAPPDRQRWWRERLRRCHRLLRN; translated from the coding sequence ATGGCCAACACCGGAGGCGACTCTCTGGGATTCGGTCGCCCTGGGGCGAGGGCGGTTCCCCGCTTGTTCCCCGCGGTCATTCCCGACGTGGAGGAGCTGTTGCAGACGGCCGTCGTCGTGCGGCTGCCGATGCGGACCCGCTTCCGCGGGCTGACCGCGCGCGAGACGATGGTGTTCGCCGGGCCGGCGGGCTGGGGCGAGTTCGGCCCGTTCATCGAGTACGACGACGCGGAGGCGGCGTCGTGGCTGCGCGCCGGTGTCGAGGCCGCCTATCTCGGCCCGCCCGACCCGGTGCGCGAGACGGTGCCGGTCAATGCGACGGTGCCGGCGGTACCGGCCGACGAGGTGGCCGGGCTGCTGCGGCGTTACCCGGGTGCGGGCACCGCGAAGGTGAAGGTCGCCGAACCGGGTCAGACGCTCGACGACGACGTGGCCCGGGTCGCGGCGACCCGTGAGGTGATCGGGCGGGTCCGCATCGACGCGAACGGCGGGTGGACCGTCGACGAGGCCATCGCGGCGATCCGCGCCATCGGCGACGTCGAGTATGCCGAACAGCCTTGTCGCACAGTCGAAGAGCTGGCCGCTGTCCGACGCGCTGTCGGTGTGCCGATCGCCGCGGACGAGTCCATCCGCAAGGCCGACGACCCGTTCCGGGTGGTCGCCGCCGAAGCCGCCGACGTCGCGGTGGTCAAGGTCGCGCCGCTCGGCGGGATGCGGGCGACGCTCGAACTCGCCGATGGCCTCGGCCTGGACATCGTGGTCTCGAGTGCCCTCGACAGTGCCGTCGGCATCGCGGCGGGTGTGGCCACCGCGGCGGCTCTGCCGCGTCTGGATCTCGCGTGCGGGCTCGGTACCGGATCGCTGTTCACCGCCGACGTCGCGCCGCCGTTCCTGATGCACGACGGGGTCGTCGAGCCGCGCTGGTTCGGACCGGGCCGCGCGCTCGACGTCGCTGCGCACGCCGCACCGCCCGATCGCCAGCGGTGGTGGCGGGAGAGGTTACGGCGCTGCCACCGGCTGCTCCGGAACTGA
- a CDS encoding alpha/beta hydrolase: MARRRRAIAFVLAVIAVVSIVSVSSGNAQAAASFGRFHVSGCGMPTTPVDMWTRWGNYKTVIALDGLRATRDISGWRRDTRVQRIADSGVNVIQPVGGLASFYTDWEAASPANKVKYRYRWTCRLNTIVRELDARGLAVGPRGKYAIMGISMGGNAAMIYGAYHRRRISHVFSMSGYLNLSAPTMREAVRLALIDAGIGAGVGPFSADAMWGPPWNERWSRNDALVQLPRMRGMRIRIAAGSATWGNHNDEPVASVKGTPLEVVSLAQTRSFQVAAALQGIPVTTDFPSVGTHTWGYWEEMVWRAKKARWFHDR; the protein is encoded by the coding sequence ATGGCCCGTCGTCGACGTGCCATCGCCTTCGTGCTCGCGGTCATCGCCGTCGTCAGCATCGTCTCCGTCAGCTCGGGCAATGCCCAGGCGGCCGCGTCGTTCGGACGATTCCACGTCAGTGGATGTGGCATGCCCACCACCCCGGTGGACATGTGGACGCGCTGGGGCAACTACAAGACGGTGATCGCCCTCGACGGCCTCCGTGCCACCCGCGACATCAGCGGCTGGCGTCGGGACACGCGTGTGCAGCGCATCGCCGATTCGGGTGTGAACGTGATCCAGCCGGTCGGTGGCCTGGCCAGCTTCTACACCGACTGGGAGGCCGCCAGCCCGGCGAACAAGGTGAAGTACCGCTACCGCTGGACCTGCCGGCTCAACACGATCGTCCGGGAGCTCGACGCCCGCGGACTCGCGGTGGGACCGCGCGGCAAGTACGCCATCATGGGGATATCGATGGGCGGCAACGCGGCGATGATCTACGGCGCCTACCACCGCCGGCGCATCTCGCACGTGTTCTCGATGTCGGGATACCTCAACCTGTCTGCGCCGACGATGCGCGAGGCGGTTCGTCTCGCGCTCATCGACGCGGGGATCGGTGCCGGCGTCGGCCCCTTCAGTGCCGACGCGATGTGGGGCCCGCCCTGGAACGAGCGGTGGAGCCGCAACGACGCACTGGTGCAGTTACCCCGGATGCGGGGGATGAGGATTCGGATCGCCGCCGGTTCGGCGACATGGGGCAACCACAACGACGAACCCGTGGCCTCGGTCAAGGGCACGCCGCTCGAGGTGGTGTCGCTCGCGCAGACCCGTTCGTTCCAGGTCGCCGCGGCGCTGCAGGGGATTCCGGTCACCACCGACTTCCCCAGCGTCGGGACACACACCTGGGGGTACTGGGAGGAGATGGTGTGGCGGGCCAAGAAGGCCCGGTGGTTCCACGACCGGTGA
- a CDS encoding TetR/AcrR family transcriptional regulator: protein MTMVDSGTRTSTTTRTSTRKTRNTASPADQEAAILAAAGAEFAEVGVRRANIDEVAARAGVSRSTLYRRFPNKDALLYAVANDAYETGMQKLEASVKGLGPKAALVEAFAVGADWVNSDPLLSRIVLTDSEIKSVTSRMTSLFIDMVTDRVAATLRDEGAQMPIEDLLEAVEIHVRLVISLLETPPSNPERTEPQRVRDFAEKFLAPMIW, encoded by the coding sequence ATGACGATGGTAGACAGCGGCACCAGGACTAGCACGACGACCCGGACGTCGACACGCAAGACGCGCAACACCGCCAGCCCTGCAGACCAGGAAGCGGCCATCCTCGCCGCCGCGGGTGCAGAGTTCGCCGAGGTCGGTGTGCGGCGGGCCAACATCGACGAGGTCGCGGCGCGTGCCGGGGTGAGTCGTAGCACCCTGTACCGGCGATTCCCCAACAAAGACGCACTGCTCTACGCCGTCGCCAACGACGCGTACGAGACCGGAATGCAGAAACTCGAGGCGTCGGTGAAGGGGCTGGGCCCCAAGGCCGCGCTGGTGGAGGCCTTCGCCGTCGGTGCCGACTGGGTGAACTCCGACCCGCTCCTGAGTCGAATCGTCCTCACCGACTCCGAGATCAAGAGCGTCACCTCGCGGATGACCTCGCTGTTCATCGACATGGTCACCGACCGCGTCGCCGCGACCCTGCGCGACGAGGGTGCGCAGATGCCCATCGAGGACCTCCTCGAGGCCGTCGAGATCCACGTGCGCCTGGTGATCTCGCTCCTGGAGACCCCGCCTTCCAACCCTGAACGCACCGAACCGCAGCGGGTCCGGGACTTCGCCGAGAAGTTCCTCGCCCCGATGATCTGGTGA